The Nocardioides sp. S-1144 genome includes a region encoding these proteins:
- a CDS encoding SigE family RNA polymerase sigma factor, with the protein MQRAGRDEEFSEFYRARVAALRRVAYIVTRDWHAAEDVTQRALVKVYRAWPRIRPETLEAYVRRAVVNESLSWVTRGPRDVVVDGLPDRAVVEPDSPLDLDAALATLPPQQRAVVALRFVDDRSVAETAAALGLAEGTVKSHTAKAIATLRHHLPTLTEHWSH; encoded by the coding sequence ATGCAGCGAGCCGGGCGGGACGAGGAGTTCAGCGAGTTCTACCGTGCCCGCGTCGCCGCCCTGCGGCGGGTGGCCTACATCGTCACCCGGGACTGGCACGCCGCGGAGGACGTCACCCAGCGCGCGCTCGTCAAGGTCTACCGGGCCTGGCCCAGGATCAGGCCCGAGACGCTCGAGGCCTACGTGCGCCGGGCCGTGGTCAACGAGTCCCTGAGCTGGGTGACCCGCGGACCGCGGGACGTCGTCGTCGACGGGCTCCCCGACAGGGCGGTGGTCGAGCCGGACTCCCCGCTCGACCTCGACGCCGCCCTGGCGACCCTGCCGCCCCAGCAGCGCGCGGTGGTCGCCCTCCGCTTCGTCGACGACCGCTCCGTGGCCGAGACCGCCGCCGCGCTCGGCCTCGCGGAGGGGACGGTCAAGAGCCACACCGCCAAGGCCATCGCCACGCTGCGCCATCACCTTCCCACCCTCACCGAGCACTGGAGCCACTGA
- a CDS encoding DEAD/DEAH box helicase: MASARRSSARRRTTSPRQGRAQRPLPVAGPGERLWVLDVPYGTQVDGAAWHPAVKAHLYVGRALPPHLAPYAPGPHTLGRFVENTLNPDSPTPAPEPTEELEPRRIQFEAADAIAARAAAGGRQFLLADEPGVGKTIAAVLGATAVGDLRGAQRVLVVADRPAAITIGHWCRTITALGDGGLEWVVITWDRLDKVADHAWNVIVADEAHALRRTTTKRWKAWARISGHGRAHDKAPFVILTTATPGHTPLELPYLAPAYAQVLGEPMREWTSATQPGATFAAALERHGVAVEPGRYGATWTTDPARRAADLKAVRGWLADERPPAMLHRAAPWGPVPISGMPVALTPAERAAYEAEWGEFCREMDLARRGRNTAKGRAALLRFRQKAGLIRVESTVAWIAQQVQAERQVACSVEFVSTAADPITDRLRDAGLEVATIYGRDRFDVEAERLRFQTGEAKVCVFTTVASISLHAGETLADGRPASTEPRVGIFHQARFSGIAARQVTGRTHRDHQVSPWHVAYAEGTVEERVGRVMVERIAAASETVGSDTAGLTDLAELLGADWLPPTALTQDGT, encoded by the coding sequence GTGGCCAGCGCTCGTAGATCCAGTGCTCGTCGGCGCACCACCTCACCGCGCCAGGGCAGGGCGCAGCGGCCGCTGCCGGTGGCCGGTCCGGGGGAGCGGCTGTGGGTGCTCGACGTGCCGTACGGCACCCAGGTGGACGGCGCCGCGTGGCACCCGGCCGTCAAGGCCCACCTGTACGTCGGGCGCGCCCTGCCCCCGCACCTCGCGCCCTACGCTCCTGGTCCGCACACGCTCGGGCGGTTCGTCGAGAACACGTTGAACCCGGACAGCCCGACGCCGGCGCCCGAGCCGACCGAGGAGCTCGAGCCGCGGAGGATCCAGTTCGAGGCGGCCGACGCGATCGCGGCGCGCGCGGCGGCGGGCGGGCGTCAGTTCCTGCTGGCCGACGAGCCCGGCGTGGGGAAGACGATCGCCGCGGTCCTCGGGGCGACGGCGGTGGGTGACCTGCGCGGGGCGCAACGGGTGCTCGTCGTGGCCGACCGGCCCGCCGCGATCACCATCGGCCACTGGTGCCGCACGATCACGGCCCTGGGGGACGGAGGACTGGAGTGGGTGGTGATCACGTGGGACCGGCTCGACAAGGTCGCCGACCACGCGTGGAACGTGATCGTCGCCGACGAGGCCCACGCCCTGCGACGGACGACGACGAAGCGGTGGAAGGCCTGGGCGCGGATCTCGGGGCACGGGCGGGCGCACGACAAGGCGCCGTTCGTCATCCTGACGACGGCGACGCCCGGACACACGCCGCTCGAGCTGCCGTACCTCGCGCCCGCCTACGCCCAGGTGCTCGGCGAGCCGATGCGCGAGTGGACCTCGGCGACGCAGCCCGGAGCCACGTTCGCCGCCGCGCTCGAGCGCCACGGCGTCGCGGTGGAGCCGGGCCGGTACGGCGCGACGTGGACCACCGATCCGGCGCGCCGCGCCGCGGACCTGAAGGCGGTGCGCGGCTGGCTCGCCGACGAGCGTCCGCCGGCGATGCTGCACCGCGCGGCGCCGTGGGGGCCGGTCCCGATCTCCGGCATGCCGGTGGCGCTGACGCCGGCCGAGCGGGCGGCGTACGAGGCGGAGTGGGGGGAGTTCTGCCGCGAGATGGACCTCGCCCGCCGCGGCCGCAACACCGCGAAGGGGCGCGCCGCGCTGCTGCGCTTCCGGCAGAAGGCCGGGCTGATCCGCGTCGAGTCGACCGTCGCCTGGATCGCCCAGCAGGTCCAGGCCGAGCGACAGGTGGCCTGCTCGGTCGAGTTCGTCTCGACCGCCGCCGACCCCATCACTGACCGGCTGCGCGACGCCGGGCTCGAGGTGGCCACGATCTACGGCCGCGACCGGTTCGACGTCGAGGCCGAGCGGCTCCGCTTCCAGACCGGGGAGGCCAAGGTCTGCGTCTTCACCACGGTCGCCTCGATCAGCCTGCACGCGGGCGAGACGCTCGCCGACGGACGACCGGCGAGCACCGAGCCCCGGGTCGGGATCTTCCACCAGGCCCGCTTCTCGGGCATCGCCGCCCGGCAGGTCACCGGTCGCACGCACCGTGACCACCAGGTGTCCCCGTGGCACGTCGCGTACGCCGAGGGCACCGTCGAGGAGCGGGTCGGCCGGGTGATGGTCGAGCGGATCGCCGCGGCGTCCGAGACGGTCGGGAGCGACACCGCCGGACTCACCGACCTCGCGGAGCTGCTCGGCGCCGACTGGCTGCCGCCCACGGCCCTCACCCAGGACGGGACCTGA
- a CDS encoding BCCT family transporter has translation MTTQQDRTPPKTRRTARDVVPHREPTTQAHPALDVEHESRAEVRRGLDVWVFGVPAALAAGFLAWGFLSTDSLSSVSGSALDWVLINTGWLFVLSASGFVVFVLWLALGKYGRIPLGRDGEEPEFKTVSWIAMMFSAGMGIGLMFFGVSEPVSFFDAPPPGTGAAGNPEAAETAMATTLFHWTLHPWAIYAVVGLAIAYGVYRKGRVQLISAVFEPLLGKHAHGPAGRVIDMLAIFATLFGSAASLGLGALQIRSGLEIVTGIGAVGNAVLVAIIAVLTAAFVLSAISGVSRGIQWLSNINMVLAVSLAAFVFVVGPSIFILNLVPTSIGTYIGDLPMMAARTGAEGQATSAWLGDWTVFYWAWWLSWTPFVGMFIARISRGRTIRQFVTGVLLVPSAVSLVWFCIFGGTAIDLQSKGTDIAGAASSESQLFGMLDALPLTTLVSVVVMVLVAIFFVSGADAASIVMGTLSEHGTSEPRRRTVIFWGVATGATAAVMLLVGGSDALDGLQQLTIVAALPFVLVMVGLCVSLVKDLRQDPLVVRREYAVDAVEQAVVAGVTSHGEDFVISVGRDPEAAPPAPAPESKGPVGS, from the coding sequence ATGACGACCCAGCAGGATCGCACCCCGCCCAAGACCCGTCGCACGGCGCGCGACGTCGTCCCCCACCGCGAGCCCACCACCCAGGCGCACCCCGCACTCGACGTCGAGCACGAGAGCAGGGCGGAGGTGCGACGCGGCCTCGACGTCTGGGTCTTCGGCGTCCCGGCAGCCCTCGCTGCCGGCTTCCTGGCCTGGGGCTTCCTCAGCACCGACTCCCTGAGCTCGGTCTCGGGCTCCGCGCTCGACTGGGTGCTCATCAACACCGGGTGGCTCTTCGTGCTCAGCGCGAGCGGCTTCGTGGTCTTCGTGCTGTGGCTCGCCCTCGGCAAGTACGGGCGCATCCCCCTGGGTCGTGACGGCGAGGAGCCGGAGTTCAAGACCGTCTCCTGGATCGCCATGATGTTCAGCGCCGGCATGGGCATCGGCCTGATGTTCTTCGGCGTCTCCGAGCCGGTGTCGTTCTTCGACGCGCCGCCGCCGGGCACCGGCGCTGCCGGCAACCCCGAGGCCGCCGAGACCGCGATGGCCACCACGTTGTTCCACTGGACCCTGCACCCCTGGGCGATCTACGCCGTCGTCGGGCTCGCCATCGCCTACGGCGTCTACCGCAAGGGGCGGGTCCAGCTCATCTCGGCGGTCTTCGAGCCGCTCCTCGGCAAGCACGCCCACGGGCCCGCGGGGCGCGTCATCGACATGCTCGCCATCTTCGCCACCCTCTTCGGCTCCGCGGCCTCGCTCGGCCTCGGCGCCCTGCAGATCCGCAGCGGGCTCGAGATCGTCACTGGCATCGGCGCCGTCGGCAACGCGGTCCTCGTCGCCATCATCGCGGTGCTGACGGCGGCGTTCGTGCTCTCGGCGATCTCCGGGGTCTCGCGCGGCATCCAGTGGCTCTCCAACATCAACATGGTGCTGGCGGTCTCGCTGGCGGCGTTCGTCTTCGTCGTCGGCCCGAGCATCTTCATCCTCAACCTGGTGCCGACGTCGATCGGCACCTACATCGGCGACCTGCCGATGATGGCGGCGCGCACCGGCGCCGAAGGCCAGGCGACGAGCGCCTGGCTCGGTGACTGGACCGTCTTCTACTGGGCCTGGTGGCTGTCCTGGACGCCGTTCGTGGGCATGTTCATCGCCCGCATCTCCCGGGGCCGCACGATCCGTCAGTTCGTGACCGGCGTGCTGCTGGTGCCGAGCGCGGTCAGCCTGGTGTGGTTCTGCATCTTCGGCGGCACCGCCATCGACCTCCAGAGCAAGGGCACCGACATTGCCGGCGCCGCGAGCTCCGAGTCACAGCTCTTCGGGATGCTCGACGCGCTCCCCCTGACCACGCTGGTCAGCGTGGTCGTGATGGTGCTCGTCGCCATCTTCTTCGTCTCCGGCGCGGACGCCGCCTCGATCGTCATGGGCACCCTGTCCGAGCACGGCACCTCCGAGCCGCGCCGCCGCACCGTCATCTTCTGGGGCGTCGCCACCGGCGCCACCGCGGCGGTGATGCTGCTCGTCGGCGGCTCCGACGCCCTCGACGGGTTGCAACAGCTGACCATCGTGGCCGCGCTGCCGTTCGTCCTGGTGATGGTGGGTCTGTGCGTCTCGTTGGTCAAGGACCTGCGCCAGGACCCGCTCGTGGTGCGTCGTGAGTACGCCGTGGACGCGGTGGAGCAGGCCGTGGTCGCGGGCGTGACCTCGCACGGCGAGGACTTCGTCATCAGCGTCGGGCGCGACCCGGAGGCAGCACCGCCAGCACCTGCGCCCGAGAGCAAGGGGCCGGTCGGGTCCTAG
- a CDS encoding SDR family oxidoreductase — translation MAKQDRDRLDGRRALVTGGSKGAGEAVVERLREMGADVWTTARTMPANYELPDRFIEADTSTIAGVEAVAARIAKEGRLDILVHVVGGSSTPPGGFAAAGEEQWMAELNLNLMGAVRLDRALLPAMVEAASGVVVHVTSIQRQLPLHDATLPYASAKGALRTYSKGLANQLAPRGVRVNAVSPGGIQTEGYAEFLDRIAEGNDITREEAKQTIFDSLGGVPLGRFAKTEEIADLVGFLVSDRASSIVGAEYVIDGGTVPTI, via the coding sequence ATGGCCAAGCAGGATCGCGACCGCCTCGACGGCCGGCGCGCACTCGTCACCGGCGGGTCGAAGGGTGCGGGGGAGGCGGTGGTGGAGCGGTTGCGCGAGATGGGCGCGGACGTGTGGACCACGGCACGAACCATGCCGGCCAACTACGAACTCCCCGACCGCTTCATCGAGGCCGACACCTCCACCATCGCCGGGGTGGAGGCCGTCGCAGCAAGGATCGCCAAGGAAGGCCGTCTCGACATCCTGGTGCACGTCGTCGGCGGCTCGTCAACGCCGCCCGGCGGGTTCGCCGCGGCAGGCGAGGAGCAGTGGATGGCCGAGCTCAACCTCAACCTCATGGGAGCGGTCCGATTGGATCGAGCCCTGCTGCCGGCCATGGTCGAGGCTGCGTCCGGGGTCGTTGTCCACGTCACCTCGATCCAGCGCCAGCTGCCGCTGCACGACGCGACGCTGCCCTATGCGTCAGCCAAGGGCGCGTTGCGCACGTACAGCAAGGGACTCGCCAACCAGCTCGCGCCCCGCGGGGTCCGGGTGAACGCCGTCAGCCCCGGCGGGATCCAGACCGAGGGGTACGCCGAGTTCCTCGACCGCATCGCCGAGGGCAACGACATCACGCGCGAGGAAGCGAAGCAGACGATCTTCGACTCCCTCGGAGGAGTGCCGCTCGGGAGGTTCGCCAAGACCGAGGAGATCGCGGACCTCGTCGGGTTCCTGGTCTCGGACCGCGCCTCGTCGATCGTGGGAGCCGAGTACGTCATCGATGGTGGAACAGTCCCCACCATCTAG
- a CDS encoding nuclear transport factor 2 family protein has protein sequence MTTHTSTDDNTFAWDELPEIVALYLRAHVTQDYATAVTHLSEGVTVLDDGHVLHGREETLEVFDKSANDYEVEITLRSISRPADDVWEVDTHLSGNFPGGEVDLRMLFTLADDAIRKLEITV, from the coding sequence ATGACCACCCACACCAGCACGGACGACAACACCTTCGCCTGGGACGAGCTCCCCGAGATCGTGGCGCTCTACCTCCGCGCTCACGTCACCCAGGACTACGCCACCGCCGTGACCCACCTGTCCGAGGGCGTCACCGTCCTCGACGACGGCCACGTGCTGCACGGTCGCGAAGAGACGCTCGAGGTCTTCGACAAGTCGGCGAACGACTACGAGGTCGAGATCACGCTGCGCTCCATCTCGAGGCCGGCGGATGACGTGTGGGAGGTGGACACGCACCTCTCAGGCAACTTCCCCGGTGGCGAGGTCGACCTCCGCATGCTCTTCACCCTCGCCGACGACGCGATCCGAAAGCTCGAGATCACCGTCTGA
- a CDS encoding MerR family transcriptional regulator, which produces MLAIGEFSRLTHLSVKTLRRYHEAGLLVPAAVDRSTGYRSYDGSQIPTAQVIHRLRELDVPLVDVRSIIESTDPDSRAALVSDHLARLEAELDRTRAAVVSLRRLLDPDPVPLRVELRAVPEVTVAAIEADVDSEGLAAWYAGALAELEAAVDVRTGPAGGVYDNALFEEGRGHVTLHVPTADPPRRGRVRPVTLPAVELAVATHVGPHDHADVTYGELGSWVVANALAVAGPVRETYLVAPADDLNPSAWRTEIGWPIFRMS; this is translated from the coding sequence ATGCTGGCCATCGGTGAGTTCTCGCGTCTGACGCACCTGAGCGTCAAGACCCTGCGTCGCTACCACGAGGCGGGACTGCTCGTTCCTGCTGCGGTCGACCGGTCCACGGGCTACCGCTCCTACGACGGGAGCCAGATCCCGACCGCGCAGGTGATTCACCGTCTGCGGGAGCTTGACGTCCCCCTCGTCGACGTGCGAAGCATCATCGAGTCGACCGACCCCGACAGCCGTGCCGCCCTCGTGTCTGATCACTTGGCGCGGCTGGAGGCCGAGCTGGACCGGACCCGGGCCGCGGTCGTGTCGCTGCGTCGGCTCCTCGATCCCGACCCGGTGCCCCTGCGCGTTGAGCTGAGGGCGGTGCCGGAGGTGACGGTCGCGGCGATCGAGGCTGATGTCGACAGTGAGGGCTTGGCCGCGTGGTACGCGGGCGCCCTGGCCGAGCTCGAGGCCGCGGTCGACGTCCGCACGGGGCCCGCCGGCGGGGTCTACGACAACGCACTCTTCGAGGAGGGCCGGGGCCACGTCACGCTGCACGTGCCGACGGCGGACCCGCCGCGTCGTGGCCGGGTACGCCCGGTGACACTGCCGGCAGTTGAGCTGGCGGTCGCGACCCACGTCGGCCCGCATGATCATGCTGACGTCACCTACGGCGAGCTCGGGTCGTGGGTCGTCGCCAACGCCCTCGCGGTGGCGGGCCCTGTCCGGGAGACCTACCTCGTCGCGCCCGCCGACGACCTCAACCCGTCCGCCTGGCGCACAGAGATCGGGTGGCCCATCTTCAGGATGTCCTAG
- a CDS encoding YaeQ family protein, with protein MAAGATMHTFEVELADTDRGVYEEFTLRAARHPSETEAYLVTRVLAYCLEHEEGIAFSEGISATDAPAVLVRDLSGKLLAWIEVGAPDAARLHTGSKAAERTTIYTHRDPAKVLAQWVGARIHRAAEIVLHSFDPGFIDSAVDTMERRNTITLTVTERQLYLELNGVHLSSAVHDHPIS; from the coding sequence ATGGCAGCCGGCGCGACGATGCACACGTTCGAAGTCGAGCTGGCCGACACGGATCGCGGCGTCTACGAGGAGTTCACGCTGCGCGCGGCGCGGCATCCGTCAGAGACCGAGGCGTACCTCGTGACGCGCGTGCTGGCCTACTGCCTGGAGCACGAAGAGGGCATCGCATTCAGCGAAGGCATCTCGGCGACCGACGCCCCGGCGGTTCTGGTGCGTGACCTGAGCGGGAAGCTGCTCGCCTGGATCGAGGTCGGCGCACCGGATGCCGCGCGGCTCCACACGGGCAGCAAGGCCGCCGAGCGCACGACGATCTACACGCACCGCGACCCGGCCAAGGTGCTCGCGCAGTGGGTAGGGGCGAGGATCCACCGCGCCGCCGAGATCGTGCTGCACAGCTTCGATCCCGGGTTCATCGACTCAGCGGTGGACACCATGGAGCGCCGCAACACGATCACGCTCACCGTGACCGAGCGGCAGCTCTACCTGGAGCTGAACGGCGTGCACCTCTCATCGGCGGTGCACGACCACCCGATCAGCTAG
- a CDS encoding MsnO8 family LLM class oxidoreductase encodes MLSLLDRSRTRAGLPDAAALEATVARAVHAEAVGYERFWVAEHHAVPGIASGTPAVLLAAIGARTSRIRIGSGGVMLPLHQPLVVAEQFLVLDALHPGRVDLGLGRSVGFTAPVRAALRREVEAADSFEDDLVELHGYLDGSAEVTARPVAGRSLPTYLLATGRGIETAARHGMPVVVGGPVLDSEELPGMLARYRREFRPRHDSTPWVTISLDVTVADDDATARELALPEAWAMAVSRQTGEFPPLEPVAAIRAADWPSQVRRRVEASLERAVAGSPETVRRRVDRLAERTGADELMASTSTHDRDALLASDRALRDLVTG; translated from the coding sequence ATGCTCTCCCTGCTCGACCGGTCCCGGACGCGCGCCGGCCTGCCCGACGCCGCGGCGCTCGAGGCGACGGTGGCGCGGGCGGTGCACGCGGAGGCGGTCGGGTACGAGCGGTTCTGGGTCGCCGAGCACCACGCGGTGCCCGGGATCGCGTCCGGGACGCCGGCGGTGCTGCTGGCGGCGATCGGGGCGCGGACGTCGCGGATCCGGATCGGGTCGGGCGGGGTGATGCTGCCGCTGCACCAGCCGCTGGTCGTGGCCGAGCAGTTCCTCGTGCTCGACGCGCTGCACCCCGGCCGGGTCGACCTCGGGCTGGGTCGGTCGGTCGGGTTCACGGCGCCGGTGCGTGCGGCGCTGCGGCGCGAGGTCGAGGCGGCGGACTCGTTCGAGGACGACCTCGTCGAGCTGCACGGCTACCTCGACGGCAGCGCGGAGGTGACCGCGCGGCCGGTGGCGGGTAGGTCGCTGCCGACGTACCTGCTCGCCACCGGGCGGGGCATCGAGACCGCCGCGCGGCACGGGATGCCGGTCGTCGTCGGTGGGCCCGTGCTCGACTCCGAGGAGCTGCCCGGGATGCTCGCGCGGTACCGGCGCGAGTTCCGGCCCCGCCACGACAGCACCCCGTGGGTGACCATCTCCCTCGACGTCACCGTCGCCGACGACGACGCCACCGCGCGCGAGCTCGCGCTGCCCGAGGCGTGGGCGATGGCGGTCTCGCGGCAGACCGGGGAGTTCCCGCCGCTCGAGCCGGTGGCCGCGATCCGCGCCGCCGACTGGCCGAGCCAGGTGCGGCGTCGGGTCGAGGCCTCGCTGGAGCGGGCCGTGGCCGGCAGCCCCGAGACCGTGCGACGGCGCGTGGACCGGCTCGCCGAGCGCACCGGCGCCGACGAGCTGATGGCCAGCACCTCCACCCACGACCGCGACGCGCTGCTCGCCTCCGACCGGGCGCTGCGCGACCTCGTCACCGGCTGA
- a CDS encoding class F sortase, which produces MPVPRSTGPTGRGSRTAPRRPSRGLLRTAPAAAATVALALAGCAAPDADADRPAALGDDPAAAAAPSPPPTTSPPPAATAPRVGASTPEPPVSIRLPDGTSMRVMAAGTTADGLLDVPPDVRAAGWWPGGSRVGDPFGSTFVAAHVDSTTQGLGPFASLLQAQRGDTVRLRSRRLQQVFRVTSLQLVPRSSFERRPQLLSPDGDRRLVLVTCAPPYVVDRGGYQNLAVISAVPVAEPSERRAR; this is translated from the coding sequence GTGCCCGTGCCCCGCTCGACCGGTCCGACCGGACGCGGGTCGAGGACGGCGCCCCGGCGACCGTCACGAGGTCTCCTCCGCACGGCCCCGGCCGCGGCGGCCACCGTCGCGCTCGCGCTCGCCGGCTGCGCCGCTCCGGACGCCGACGCCGACCGGCCCGCGGCCCTCGGTGACGACCCGGCCGCGGCGGCCGCACCCAGCCCTCCCCCCACGACGTCCCCGCCGCCCGCGGCCACGGCCCCCCGGGTCGGTGCCTCGACACCGGAGCCACCCGTCTCGATCCGGCTGCCCGACGGCACCTCGATGCGCGTCATGGCGGCCGGCACCACCGCCGACGGCCTCCTCGACGTGCCGCCCGACGTCCGCGCGGCGGGCTGGTGGCCGGGGGGATCCCGCGTCGGTGATCCCTTCGGCAGCACCTTCGTGGCCGCCCACGTCGACTCGACGACCCAGGGCCTCGGACCGTTCGCCTCCCTGCTGCAGGCCCAGCGCGGCGACACCGTCCGGCTGCGCTCGCGCCGGCTCCAGCAGGTCTTCCGGGTCACCTCGCTGCAGCTGGTGCCGAGGTCCTCCTTCGAGCGCCGGCCGCAGCTGCTCTCGCCGGACGGCGACCGGCGGCTCGTGCTGGTGACCTGCGCCCCGCCGTACGTCGTCGACCGCGGCGGCTACCAGAACCTGGCCGTGATCTCCGCGGTGCCGGTCGCCGAGCCGTCCGAGCGGCGAGCCCGATGA
- a CDS encoding DUF4397 domain-containing protein encodes MFVQAVPGAEMVVSVDGEEVAAGLADGAVAPPVTLDAGPHAVEFAFDGGSVEATVEVGAGSASDVVVHNPAAVDGEPVVSIYPTPMDPIGPGKARVVLAHTATTAPADVEVDGQVVFTNIANGEYAEADVAAGAHQVALLPSGIKGEPILGPLEVTLRAGTLTSVYAVGNPRRGSMRVIVRETPLRGDGTEAPTRVETGSAGLAVLASPVS; translated from the coding sequence GTGTTCGTGCAAGCCGTGCCCGGCGCCGAGATGGTCGTGAGCGTCGACGGCGAGGAGGTGGCCGCCGGCCTCGCCGACGGTGCCGTCGCGCCGCCGGTCACGCTGGACGCCGGCCCGCACGCCGTCGAGTTCGCCTTCGACGGCGGGTCCGTCGAGGCGACCGTCGAGGTCGGCGCGGGCTCGGCGAGCGACGTGGTGGTGCACAACCCCGCCGCGGTCGACGGCGAGCCGGTGGTCAGCATCTACCCGACCCCGATGGACCCGATCGGTCCGGGCAAGGCCCGGGTCGTCCTGGCCCACACCGCGACGACAGCACCGGCCGACGTCGAGGTCGACGGCCAGGTCGTCTTCACCAACATCGCCAACGGCGAGTACGCCGAGGCCGACGTCGCCGCCGGCGCCCACCAGGTCGCCCTGCTGCCCAGCGGCATCAAGGGCGAGCCGATCCTCGGCCCCCTGGAGGTCACGCTGCGCGCCGGCACGCTGACCTCGGTCTACGCCGTCGGCAACCCGCGCCGGGGCTCGATGCGGGTGATCGTCCGTGAGACCCCGCTGCGCGGCGACGGCACCGAGGCGCCCACGCGGGTGGAGACCGGCTCGGCCGGCCTCGCAGTCCTCGCCAGTCCCGTGAGCTGA
- a CDS encoding fatty acid desaturase family protein, which translates to MTVITKLPVNPTAHLSDTDVEQLGLELDAIRQDILDARGEKDAAYIRRVVDVQRKLELGSRAVLLASVFPPAWVAGTVGLSIAKILENMEIGHNVMHGQWDWMRDPKIHSTTWEWDNASTAEGWKHSHNEIHHTYTNIVGKDNDLGYGIMRIDEDQRWHPMHLGQPLWNFINACFFEYGIAAYDLELGKNLSIPKEKRSETFKANARKTLAKIRKQATKDYVVHPALSVPTGSFLPTLAANFTANLVRNLWSHSVIMCGHFPEGVETFERKSIPADETRGQWYLRQMLGSANISGSKFMHLMTGNLSHQIEHHLFPDLPSSRYAEIAPQVEALFEKYGLRYHSAPLPQQVASAWHRVVRLSLPNGFLATTEVKNVPEQAKLLWAMSTKGPKIRRAAQARLVQLEKRQKAEKAAA; encoded by the coding sequence ATGACCGTCATCACCAAGCTCCCCGTCAACCCGACCGCGCACCTCTCGGACACCGACGTCGAGCAGCTCGGCCTCGAGCTCGACGCGATCCGCCAGGACATCCTCGACGCGCGCGGCGAGAAGGACGCGGCCTACATCCGCAGGGTCGTCGACGTGCAGCGCAAGCTCGAGCTCGGCTCGCGCGCCGTCCTGCTGGCCAGCGTCTTCCCCCCGGCCTGGGTCGCGGGCACCGTCGGCCTGAGCATCGCCAAGATCCTCGAGAACATGGAGATCGGCCACAACGTCATGCACGGCCAGTGGGACTGGATGCGTGACCCGAAGATCCACTCGACCACGTGGGAGTGGGACAACGCCTCCACCGCCGAAGGCTGGAAGCACTCGCACAACGAGATCCACCACACCTACACCAACATCGTGGGCAAGGACAACGACCTCGGCTACGGCATCATGCGCATCGACGAGGACCAGCGCTGGCACCCGATGCACCTCGGCCAGCCGTTGTGGAACTTCATCAACGCCTGCTTCTTCGAGTACGGCATCGCCGCCTACGACCTCGAGCTCGGCAAGAACCTGTCGATCCCGAAGGAGAAGCGCAGCGAGACCTTCAAGGCCAACGCCCGCAAGACGCTGGCCAAGATCCGCAAGCAGGCCACCAAGGACTACGTCGTCCACCCGGCGCTGTCGGTCCCGACCGGCTCGTTCCTGCCGACCCTGGCCGCCAACTTCACCGCCAACCTGGTGCGCAACCTCTGGTCGCACTCGGTGATCATGTGCGGTCACTTCCCCGAGGGCGTCGAGACCTTCGAGCGCAAGTCGATCCCCGCCGACGAGACCCGCGGCCAGTGGTACCTGCGCCAGATGCTCGGCTCGGCGAACATCTCCGGCTCGAAGTTCATGCACCTGATGACCGGCAACCTCAGTCACCAGATCGAGCACCACCTCTTCCCCGACCTGCCCAGCAGCCGGTACGCCGAGATCGCCCCGCAGGTGGAGGCGCTGTTCGAGAAGTACGGCCTGCGCTACCACTCGGCCCCGCTGCCGCAGCAGGTCGCGAGCGCCTGGCACCGCGTCGTCCGGCTCTCGCTGCCGAACGGCTTCCTGGCCACCACCGAGGTCAAGAACGTCCCCGAGCAGGCCAAGCTGCTGTGGGCGATGAGCACCAAGGGCCCCAAGATCCGCCGCGCCGCCCAGGCCCGCCTGGTCCAGCTGGAGAAGCGTCAGAAGGCCGAGAAGGCCGCCGCCTGA